In one Streptomyces sp. T12 genomic region, the following are encoded:
- a CDS encoding DUF4239 domain-containing protein: protein MPEWLVLTLAMLAACCVVVIITLLRHRTAPEDEDPSETPDVIEYMTMWIGVVYAIVLGLAIAGVWEGRSAAEDHVQAEAVALHEISERVRVYPADVRDRIRDDVNAYVGHVVTTEWKTMSEEGRVTERGTELLQRVREDVTDYEPRSDFEAQAYQPLVDQVTAADQARNARASSTGETMPGVVWFGLIAGGIVTIGMVFALQIRRTPRELILAGLFSALIAFLLFLIWDFDAPYSRGVTASAEPFLDLFPHIKA from the coding sequence TTGCCGGAATGGCTTGTTCTCACCCTCGCGATGCTGGCCGCCTGCTGCGTGGTGGTCATCATCACCCTGCTGCGGCACCGCACGGCCCCCGAGGACGAGGATCCCTCCGAGACCCCGGACGTCATCGAGTACATGACGATGTGGATCGGTGTGGTGTACGCCATCGTCCTGGGCCTGGCCATCGCCGGCGTATGGGAGGGCCGCAGCGCCGCCGAGGACCACGTCCAGGCGGAGGCCGTGGCGCTGCACGAGATCTCGGAACGCGTCCGGGTCTATCCGGCCGACGTCCGTGACCGCATTCGAGACGATGTCAACGCCTATGTCGGACACGTCGTCACCACCGAGTGGAAGACGATGAGCGAGGAGGGCCGTGTCACCGAACGCGGCACCGAGCTCCTGCAGCGCGTCCGCGAGGACGTCACCGACTACGAGCCGAGGTCGGACTTCGAGGCGCAGGCCTACCAGCCGCTCGTAGATCAGGTGACCGCCGCCGACCAGGCGCGCAACGCCCGCGCGAGCTCCACCGGGGAGACCATGCCGGGCGTGGTGTGGTTCGGGCTGATCGCCGGCGGCATCGTCACCATCGGGATGGTGTTCGCCCTGCAGATCCGGCGCACGCCCCGCGAGCTGATCCTCGCCGGGCTGTTCTCCGCGCTGATCGCCTTCCTGCTCTTCCTCATCTGGGACTTCGACGCTCCGTACAGTCGCGGCGTCACGGCGTCGGCGGAGCCGTTCCTCGACCTCTTCCCGCACATCAAGGCCTGA